The genomic stretch atttttttatatCTCATATAACTTGATTGGCCGTGATCCGATGGATCAACCATACTTGGAGAAATATACATTTTTATTATCGTCTTATTGAGAAATAATGttagatttggggttttttcattttagggtttctggaTGAGAGTTTTTTTCTGCGAGTTTGGGAGCTCTTGAAAGATCtctattgaatttttctttcaacctagtgaatcatcttcttcttcgaccGAGAATGTAGTACAtcacattggtgtgtgaacctcattaaatctatgTCATCTTGTGTGAATCTGTTCGTTATTTTCGTTTTCTTTGGTACTTGTTCTAACAATGTTCATATATATAATCCATACGAGTATGCCATTAGAAAAAACATGCTACCTACTTCATATTCCAATATTGTTTCTAAATCTATTAAAatatcaagaagaaagaaaaaatatagacTTTGACTTCCAGCTTTAGTCTActataattttcatattttcaacaAGTTTATATTCAACAtctgatctcttcttctttcttttttttttttttttttttttttttttttttttttggaaaacctCTAAATCACGTGTTTATTTGTACATCCAACAAAGCGTTGAAGTcaaaatcccatctctttcctttttgttagAGAATTTTGGCCATTTCAGCATATAAATTGACCAAAATATCCTAAAGTAAACTtaaaatgagatttttatttacatTTAAGGTAAATATTATTGTCTGATCGTATAGCTCCTGCATCAGTGCGGAGACCAATGAGAGTGCATGGATATacatgaatgagattttttatttcacagggGATATATGGGATGGTAATTTTGCACACTCATGTGTCTGAGTGCAAAAGCTATGTGACCAGCCATGCACAGGAGCTAAGCAACCAAGCTGCATCTTTCTCCCTTAAATTTTGACAATAGCAtttcataaaaatattttaagaaaacaaaaaagcatTATAGCCctttaaatggtaattttcAAGGATACTTATGTccctttaaatattttaaaaatatttttccttagAAAGAGCTTAACATCATATATAATTTTGCTTTACCGAATCTAGCAGATatgaaaattatataatatctttttttaatataataatttatttataggtttttaaGATATTTTCCCTATTTCAGGAGATCTGATGATCGGAGCCAAAAGAtgaacaagaagagaagagaagagagagagagagagagaggaatcacaAGATAAAAACAAATCATTTTATTTAGAATCACAAGATACAAACAAATAATTTTATTAACAATAACaagatacaaaaaaaaaagaatcattttaTTAAGACAAACATAAAAACCTATTTATGCCAATAGGCTCTTTCCATATATATAGGAAATACCAGATATGATATAGGTATTAAatatatttattcttttttctagcaACCTTCATAGTTGTCATCTAGAATTGAGCTTGAAGATAATCAACCACTTTCTTGTCAAGTTGGAAGGCTTTGGCAAGAATAGCATCCGATATGGAAGGATTTGATCCAAAGACAGAATTTGCGATTGTGATGATACCAGGGTTCTGACTACTTAAACCTGAAATGGCAACAGCATTAGTTTTTCCTTCATTATATTGGAAATGAATGAGTCCTTTAGGGAACACAAACACATCTCCCTTATTAAGGACTTTGCTGATAAGGCGATTATCAGGGTTGGAGGTTACAAAGCCAACATATAGGGTACCCTCCAAGACTGTTAGTATCTCTGTGCCACGAGGGTGTATGTGTGGAGGATTGAGACCATATGGTGCAAAGTCTATGCGAGCCATGGCTATGCCTAGTGTGTTGAGTCCAGGTAGCTCATTCACAGTCACCAGAGTTACTTTCGACCCAAGTTTGTTCGAGGTGTTCCCACAGTTGTCAAGTCCTTTGAAGAGGAAATCCTTGGCTATGGCAAGCTTTGGGTCCTTGCAGAATTTTCCATTCACAAACACTGGGAAACGGAATTTTTTCATTAGTCAATGTAGAGAACAAGTATCTAAAaagatgcagaagataatggaatgTGCAAACAATTAATCACACAATCGTACACAAAGATTTACGTGGTTCAGCAAGATTTCTTACGTCAATGGTAAGATGAGATCTAgctcactatcaatggagaatatggttaTACTCGCTTGTCCTTCGTCTCTCTCCTATTGTTTACAAAGAAagaaccctcgctacaaatgtAGAGCAAAACATATATAGGTAATTTATCGAAATGCCCatatagtttaaaaaaaaattctgagtGTCTATCGCCCTGAACCGCCGCCATGAACCCGCTAGCTCGCTGAGGCCTCAGTAACAAAGATAAACGAATAAGGTGCGCCGATTCCTTCAGACCTCGAACAGCCCCTTCAGAATCAACCCACTTATGCAAAACGATataatacaagacattgtatcTCCAACAATCAAACAATCATATTATCAAGGAAAACTACGCTATGCCCCATGATGATATGTACACAAACACACAAACTAATACATCATATGGGACTAGGAATGGATGTACCTGCAGATTTTGAGTCCTTTACAGCAACACAGGTATCCTGCAGGGGACTGTTATCATAGGCAAAAGCAATCGGAGTAGCCAAAACAAAGAGGACAAGAGCAATATGAAAGTGGGGATCCATCTTTTGGTAGTTTTCTCACACAAACCACCTCGTAATTCTTTTATCTTGATAGGTGAAGGGTTGAGAACTTTAGCTTGGAACTGGTGCCTActtataggattttttttttgttttgggattGGTGGGGAGTCATTGAAAAGGTCTTATGTTGTCTCAAAGTCATTGTTTAAGTTATTCTTATTGGAATAACTATTTCTTTCTCTAACAACTACATCCCACtcttttatcaatttttggttttctttatgGATGTGGCAGTTAATGATCCAAGATGGACTTTCTTCCGGTGACAGCTTCAGTAATTATGGTTCTTCCTATCATCATGAAtaagagtttttattttttttttttggggggggggggggggtgtggggctggggtggggggtgggggtggtggggggggggtttctgAGGTGTTTGTAACTTGGGATCTTTTCTGCTGGGGTTTATCTACTATTTCACGTATCTGATATGTGAATAGGTCAATGTTATcttatcaaaaaacaaaaagaataggTCAATCTTAAGTTGGATTAGGTTTCATTTTGAAAACTTAAACTGAATGGAGAAATTAAGTTTGcttataattaataaaaaaaatttaggacTGAGTAAGCAGAATTTCCATTGTTCTTTCTTTCCTGCCTATTGCTCGCTATGCAGCCAGGTTGATAGGCAATGACTGATGAGTGCCAATTGGCTGAGTAAAACTTAAATAGTGCCCAAGGAAAAAGAATAAGTCCTATCGATTGACCATTACCTTATTAACTCTATTCATGAAATTGATTTAGATAACTTAAATGTTATTTACTCAATAAATTTAAGTGATTCACTTCTTAAAAAACATATTATGTATTAGAGGGCGGACCTCAGCGTAACGAAAAGGTTGTTCCATTGCAACCTAATGGTTGCGGTTTCAAGTTAAAACAGCTTCTCCACAAAGCGGGGTTAagactgcatacattatgacttTCCCTAAATCTCACTATGGTAGGGcctcatacattgattatgccATTTTTACATTATGGATTTGATTAGATTGTACTCCAACATTGATGAATCTTGCTCCTTTTGCAGTTTCCATGATGAGATTCTCACTCATTTACTTCTCCGTTGTAATATGGCTAAGgaactcttcttttttattttgatgtttattttgattttatccattcaaaaagagaaaaatgagattTCTCATAGGATAACTGTTATAGTGATCACCATGTTTGTATTTAGGCCAGCTCATTAAAGGCAATTTGAACCGCTTCTAATGATAACACTTTAGATGTTACCATACATTTATTAGCAGAGATGACTTGCAAATCCATGCCCTTCTCCCGGAGACCGGATCCTCTCCTGGACCATGACCTCTTACaacaatctcacaccatccatttTGTGTGAGCCCCCACATCCTTTAGATGGTGTGAGATTGTTGCAGGAGGTCATAGTCCAAGAGAGGATCTGACCTCCTCCTCCGCACTCTATAAGTGTGATTGGATCGAATACTAAGCTTAGTGCCAATTTTGCAAAGATTTTACAAATGCATttatattactattattattattattattattattattattattattattattattattattattattattattattattattattattattattattattattattattattattattattattattattattattattattattattattattattattattattattatttaaaattatttttcaaattttttttatccaattaGTGGTCAAGATTCTGTAATATATTTCAAGATTTAGGCTTGTGCCAGCCTTTTAATCATGTTTTGTCTTTCTACGACGGAGTTTTGTCTTTTCTAAATGGCTGGTGAATGCTCCATATAACTAGAAGATCAAAGAAACGAAAGAGATATAATGAACAACCATTTACCCAATTCATAGaattacatgtaatttttttttttttttttccctctctcttttctcattgcattttcttccctttttctattttcccgTCCCCCAAAATGGCTTCCCAATGAAAGAACAGGCCACTACACATCGTTTGGTTACCTGAAAGGGAGtgataatgatccacattagtgGGCCAAACTCAACAGATTGGAATATTTGTGGAATGGAAAAATGCAAGGATTTAATTCCCATTTCCATTTCTCTCTCTGAGTTTCTATCATGTATGCCAAACATGTTCAAAAAATCCATTCATTGATTGTTTTGAGCCATTCTTTGATATTTTATACTTCAAAATCTTTCCAAGAGTGTTATAAGGGATCACTAATCTATTTttccaagaaaaataaatctgTTTTCGCaggttacatggaggaggatgCAGGGGCTATCAATGTATAAGGCACTCACTTTTTTT from Macadamia integrifolia cultivar HAES 741 chromosome 14, SCU_Mint_v3, whole genome shotgun sequence encodes the following:
- the LOC122060739 gene encoding putative germin-like protein 2-1, which translates into the protein MDPHFHIALVLFVLATPIAFAYDNSPLQDTCVAVKDSKSAVFVNGKFCKDPKLAIAKDFLFKGLDNCGNTSNKLGSKVTLVTVNELPGLNTLGIAMARIDFAPYGLNPPHIHPRGTEILTVLEGTLYVGFVTSNPDNRLISKVLNKGDVFVFPKGLIHFQYNEGKTNAVAISGLSSQNPGIITIANSVFGSNPSISDAILAKAFQLDKKVVDYLQAQF